Proteins from a genomic interval of Panthera tigris isolate Pti1 chromosome A2, P.tigris_Pti1_mat1.1, whole genome shotgun sequence:
- the ITIH1 gene encoding inter-alpha-trypsin inhibitor heavy chain H1, producing MDGTMGLRVLLCVCLASLLILQAMPTQASPPGRPKVSKRQQTVDTSVDGVTIRSLKVNCKVTSRFAHYVITSQVVNNADEAKEVAFDVEIPKTAFISDFAITADGKAFIGDIKDKVTAWKQYRKAAVSGENAGLVRASGRTMEQFTIHLTIGPRSKTTFRLTYEEVLKRRLTQYNIDIKVKPKQLVHHFEIDVDIFEPQGISKLDAQASFLPKELASQLIKKSFSGKKGHVLFRPTVGQQQSCPTCSTSLMNGDFKVTYDVNRDKLCDLLVANNHFAHFFAPQNLTNLNKNLVFVIDISTSMEGQKVKQTKEALLKILGDMRPGDYFDLVLFGSEVQSWRGSLVPASAANVRAAQDFVRRFHLAGATNLNGGLLRGIEILNGAHGSVPELSNHASVLIMLTDGEPTEGVTDRSQILKNVRNAIGGRFPLYNLGFGHNVDLNFLEVMSMENNGRAQRIYEDHDATQQLQGFYDQVANPLLVDVELLYPQDTVSALTQHRHKQYYEGSEIMVAGRIADHKSSSFKADVLARGEGQEFKATCLVDEEEMKKLLQERGHVLENHVERLWAYLTIQELLAKRMKLEGKEKATATAKALQMSLAYQFVTPLTSMTIRGMTDEDGLEPIIDKPPEDSLPLEMLGHRKTFMLSALHPSPTQSSSNIQQLPNQVTGVDTDPHFLIHVPQKEDTLCFNIDEEPGVVLSLVQDPDTGFSVNGQLIGNKARSPGQHEGTYFGRLGIANPATDFHLEVTPQNITLNPGLGGPVFSWGDQASLRQHEVVVTINRKRNLVVSVEDGGTFEVVLHRVWKGSAIHQDFLGFYVLDSHRMSARTHGLLGQFFHPFDFKVSDPHPGSDPTKTDATMVVKSRQLTVTRGLQKDYSKDPRHGAEVTCWFVHNNGAGLIDGVYTDYIVPDIF from the exons AGTGTCGACGGCGTGACCATCCGGAGTTTGAAAGTCAACTGCAAAGTCACCTCTCGCTTCGCCCACTACGTTATCACCAGCCAAGTGGTCAACAATGCCGATGAAGCCAAGGAAGTGGCCTTCGATGTGGAAATCCCCAAGACGGCCTTCATCAGTGACTTTGCCAT CACAGCAGATGGAAAAGCATTCATTGGGGACATAAAGGACAAAGTGACTGCGTGGAAGCAGTACCGGAAAGCGGCCGTCTCAGGAGAGAATGCTGGCCTTGTCAG GGCCTCGGGGAGAACGATGGAACAATTCACCATCCACCTCACCATCGGTCCCCGGAGCAAGACCACCTTCCGGCTGACCTACGAGGAGGTGCTGAAGCGAAGACTTACACAGTACAACATTGACATCAAAGTCAAGCCCAAGCAGCTGGTGCACCATTTTGAG ATCGACGTGGACATCTTTGAGCCCCAGGGGATCAGCAAGCTGGATGCCCAGGCGTCCTTCCTCCCCAAGGAACTGGCAAGCCAACTCATCAAGAAATCCTTCTCGGGAAAAAAG GGTCATGTGCTTTTCCGCCCTACTGTGGGTCAGCAGCAATCCTGCCCCACGTGCTCTACATCCTTGATGAATGGAGACTTCAAGGTGACCTATGATGTCAATCGAGACAAACTCTGTGACCTCCTG GTTGCCAATAACCACTTTGCCCACTTCTTTGCCCCCCAAAACCTGACGAACCTGAACAAGAACTTGGTTTTTGTGATTGACATTAGCACCTCTATGGAAGGCCAGAAAGTGAAGCAG ACCAAGGAGGCACTCCTTAAAATCCTGGGGGACATGCGGCCAGGGGACTATTTCGACCTGGTCCTCTTTGGGTCTGAAGTGCAGTCATGGAGGGGCTCATTGGTGCCGGCATCTGCCGCCAATGTGCGAGCGGCTCAAGACTTTGTGCGGCGCTTCCACCTGGCTGGGG CCACAAACCTGAATGGAGGTTTGCTCCGGGGAATTGAGATCTTGAACGGAGCTCATGGCAGCGTCCCAGAACTCAGCAACCATGCCTCAGTTCTCATCATGTTGACAGACGGGGAGCCCACAGAGG GGGTGACAGACCGTTCCCAAATCCTCAAGAACGTCCGCAACGCCATTGGGGGCAGGTTCCCACTCTACAACTTGGGCTTTGGCCACAACGTGGACTTGAACTTCCTGGAGGTCATGTCCATGGAGAACAACGGACGGGCTCAGAGAATTTACGAGGACCACGATGCCACCCAGCAGCTGCAG ggTTTCTACGACCAGGTAGCGAACCCCCTACTGGTGGATGTGGAGTTGCTCTATCCCCAGGACACCGTCTCAGCTCTGACCCAGCACCGCCATAAACAGTACTACGAAGGCTCGGAGATCATGGTGGCTGGGCGCATAGCTGACCACAAATCGAGCAGTTTCAAAGCTGATGTGCTGGCCCGTGGG GAGGGCCAAGAATTCAAGGCGACCTGCCTGGTGGATGAAGAGGAGATGAAGAAGCTGCTCCAGGAGCGGGGCCATGTGCTGGAGAACCACGTTGAACGGCTCTGGGCCTACCTCACCATCCAGGAGCTGCTGGCCAAGCG GATGAAgttggaggggaaggagaaggccaCCGCGACGGCCAAGGCCCTGCAGATGTCGCTGGCCTACCAGTTTGTGACCCCACTGACCTCCATGACCATCAGAGGCATGACGGACGAGGATGGCCTGGAGCCCATCATTGACAAGCCCCCCGAGG atTCTCTGCCCTTGG AGATGCTGGGACACAGAAAGA CGTTCATGCTGTCGGCCTTGCACCCTTCCCCGACTCAATCCAGCTCCAACATCCAGCAGTTGCCAAACCAAGTGACTGGTG TGGACACTGACCCCCACTTCCTCATCCACGTGCCCCAGAAAGAGGATACCCTGTGCTTCAATATCGATGAGGAGCCCGGTGTGGTCCTGAGCCTGGTGCAGGACCCTGACACAG GCTTCTCAGTGAATGGGCAGCTCATTGGCAACAAGGCCAGGAGCCCCGGGCAGCATGAGGGCACGTACTTCGGGCGGCTGGGGATCGCCAACCCCGCAACGGACTTTCATCTGGAAGTGACTCCCCAGAACATTACGCTGAACCCCGGCTTGGGCGGCCCTGTGTTCTCCTGGGGAGACCAGGCTTCACTGCGGCAGCATGA GGTGGTAGTGACCATCAACAGGAAGAGGAACCTGGTGGTGTCTGTGGAGGACGGGGGCACTTTTGAGGTCGTCTTGCACCGGGTGTGGAAGGGGAGTGCCATTCACCAGGACTTCCTGGGCTTCTACGTGCTGGACAGTCACCGGATGTCGGCACGGACACACGGGCTGCTGG GACAATTCTTCCACCCCTTTGATTTTAAAGTGTCTGACCCCCATCCGGGCTCCGACCCCACAAAGACAGATGCCACAATGGTGGTGAAGAGCCGGCAGCTGACCGTCAccag GGGCTTGCAAAAAGACTACAGCAAGGACCCCCGGCATGGGGCTGAGGTGACCTGCTGGTTCGTCCACAACAATGGGGCTGGGCTGATCGATGGCGTTTACACTGACTATATTGTCCCTGACATCTTCTGA
- the ITIH3 gene encoding LOW QUALITY PROTEIN: inter-alpha-trypsin inhibitor heavy chain H3 (The sequence of the model RefSeq protein was modified relative to this genomic sequence to represent the inferred CDS: deleted 1 base in 1 codon): MGAENDHMDEMSWEPGTLGPGCSAGLRGVLALLLGVSTELGTSRQRGCVRIPEAWGAQAPQLASSTGGDPLSGCFIWSNVILLTWQLSLLLWLMPLPATSPIFPHGFCCLMESSFCLLALSLLLAVNSLCITHSWVWSFHPRPWSLTPLGKHQPHHIRSSGQACVLSDGICLVALPHLGPALWLGGLWFPRSPSRPLGKRSLPEGVVNGIEVYSTKISCKVTSRFAHNVVTTRAVNRADTAKEVSFDVELPKTAFITNFTLTIDGVTYPGNVKEKEVAKKQYEKAVSQGKTAGLVKASGRKLEKFTVSVNVAAGSKVTFELTYEELLKRHKGKYEMYLKVQPKQLVKHFEIEADIFEPQGISTLDAEASFITNDLLGSALTKSFSGRKGRVSFKPSMDQQRSCPTCTDSLLNGDFIITYDVNRESPANVQIVNGYFVHFFAPQGLPVVPKNVVFVIDVSGSMHGRKMEQTKDALLKILEDVKEDDYLNFILFSGDVTTWKDTLVQATPENIEEARTFVKNIDDQGMTNINDGLLRGISMLNKAREEHSVPERSTSIVIMLTDGDPNVGESRPEKIQENVRNAIGGKFPLYNLGFGNNLNYNFLESMALENHGLARRIYEDSDANLQLQGFYEEVANPLLTDVEVEYPENAIQDLTQSAYQHFYDGSEIVVAGRLLDEDMNNFKADVKGHGAINDLTFTEEVDMKEMEKALKEQDYIFGNYIERLWAYLTIEQLLEKRKNAHGEEKENLTAQALDLSLKYHFVTPLTSMVVTKPEDNEDQTAIADKPGEGPADTEVARSMAYLTSYQPPQTPYYYVDGDPHFIIQVPQRDDAICFNVDEDPGTVLRLIQDPITGLTVNGQIIGEKGGNSDSKTRKTYFGKLGIASAHMDFRMEVTPEKITLWSGAAQSTFSWLDTVTVTQDGLSVTINRKKNMVVSFGDGVTFVVVLHQVWKKHPVHQDFLGFYVVDSHRMSAQTHGLLGQFFHPFDFKVSDIHPGSDPTKPDATMVVKDHRLTVTRGSQKDYRKDASVGTKVACWFVHNNGQGLIDGVHSDYIVPNLF; the protein is encoded by the exons ATGGGCGCTGAGAATGACCACATGGACGAGATGTCCTGGGAGCCAGGAACCTTGGGGCCAGGCTGCAGCGCAGGTCTGAGAGGGGTCTTGGCTCTGCTCCTGGGGGTCAGCACTGAGCTCGGCACCAGCCGGCAGCGGGGGTGTGTAAGGATTCCAGAAGCCTGGGGAGCACAGGCACCCCAGCTGGCCTCCTCCACAGGTGGTGACCCTCTCAGTGGCTGCTTCATCTGGTCCAACGTCATCTTGCTGACTTGGCAACTGTCATTGCTTCTGTGGCTCATGCCACTTCCAGCCACTAGTCCAATTTTTCCTCATGGCTTCTGCTGCCTCATGGAGTCTTCTTTCTGCCTTCtcgccctttctctgctcctggcAGTCAACTCTCTCTGTATAACTCACAGTTGGGTGTGGAGCTTTCATCCAAGGCCATG GTCACTGACCCCACTTGGAAAACACCAGCCTCACCATATAAGGAGCTCAGGCCAGGCCTGTGTGCTCAGCGATGGCATCTGCTTGGTGGCCCTGCCTCATCTTGGCCCTGCTCTCTGGCTTGGCGGCCTCTGG TTCCCAAGGAGCCCCTCCCGGCCACTGGGG AAACGGAGCCTCCCGGAAGGG GTCGTCAACGGCATCGAGGTCTACAGCACCAAGATCAGCTGCAAGGTCACCTCCCGCTTTGCTCACAATGTTGTCACCACGAGGGCTGTCAACCGTGCAGACACCGCCAAGGAGGTGTCCTTTGACGTGGAGCTGCCCAAGACGGCCTTCATCACCAACTTCACCTT GACCATCGACGGTGTTACCTACCCTGGGAATGTCAAGGAGAAGGAAGTCGCCAAGAAGCAGTATGAAAAGGCTGTGTCCCAGGGCAAGACAGCCGGCTTGGTCAA GGCCTCGGGGAGGAAGCTGGAGAAATTCACAGTCTCGGTCAACGTGGCAGCGGGCAGCAAAGTCACGTTTGAGCTAACCTACGAGGAGCTGCTGAAAAGGCACAAAGGCAAATACGAGATGTACCTTAAGGTCCAGCCCAAGCAACTGGTCAAGCACTTTGAG atcgAGGCAGACATCTTCGAGCCCCAGGGCATCAGCACGTTGGATGCTGAGGCCTCATTCATCACCAATGACCTCCTGGGCAGCGCCCTCACCAAGTCCTTCTCAGGGAGGAAG GGCCGTGTGTCCTTCAAGCCCAGCATGGACCAACAGCGTTCGTGCCCAACCTGTACAGACTCCCTCCTCAACGGAGATTTCATCATCACCTACGACGTGAACAGAGAGTCTCCAGCCAACGTACAG aTAGTCAATGGCTACTTTGTGCACTTCTTTGCACCTCAAGGCCTTCCCGTGGTGCCTAAAAATGTGGTCTTCGTGATTGACGTCAGTGGCTCCATGCACGGTCGGAAAATGGAGCAG ACAAAGGATGCCCTCCTCAAGATCCTGGAGGATGTGAAAGAGGATGACTACCTGAATTTCATCCTGTTCAGTGGGGATGTGACCACCTGGAAAGACACCCTAGTTCAAGCCACTCCTGAGAACATCGAGGAGGCCAGGACATTTGTGAAGAACATTGATGATCAAGGAA TGACCAACATCAACGATGGGCTGTTGAGGGGCATCAGCATGCTGAACAAGGCCCGGGAAGAACACAGTGTCCCAGAGAGGAGCACCTCCATCGTCATCATGCTGACCGACGGGGACCCCAATGTCG GTGAAAGCAGACCtgaaaaaatccaagaaaatgtACGCAACGCCATTGGGGGCAAGTTCCCCTTGTATAACCTGGGTTTTGGCAACAATCTGAACTATAACTTCCTGGAGAGCATGGCTCTGGAGAACCATGGGCTGGCCCGACGCATTTATGAGGATTCCGATGCCAACTTGCAGTTGCAG GGCTTCTATGAGGAGGTGGCCAACCCGCTGCTGACAGACGTGGAGGTAGAGTACCCCGAGAACGCCATCCAGGACCTCACCCAGAGCGCTTACCAGCACTTCTACGATGGCTCTGAGATTGTGGTGGCTGGGCGCCTGCTGGACGAGGACATGAACAACTTTAAGGCGGATGTAAAGGGCCACGGG GCCATCAATGATCTGaccttcacagaggaggtggacATGAAGGAGATGGAAAAGGCCCTGAAGGAGCAGGATTACATTTTTGGGAACTACATAGAGCGGCTCTGGGCCTACCTCACCATTGAGCAGCTGCTGGAGAAACG caAGAATGCCCATGGTGAGGAGAAGGAGAACCTCACAGCCCAGGCCCTGGACCTGTCCCTCAAGTACCACTTTGTGACTCCACTGACCTCCATGGTGGTGACCAAGCCTGAGGACAATGAGGACCAGACAGCCATCGCTGACAAGCCTGGAGAAG GGCCTGCAGATACAGAAG TGGCCCGCTCCATGGCTTACCTGA CCAGCTACCAGCCTCCTCAAACGCCTTACTACTACG TGGATGGGGACCCCCACTTCATCATCCAAGTCCCGCAGAGAGACGACGCCATCTGCTTCAACGTCGATGAAGACCCAGGCACAGTGCTGCGCCTCATTCAGGACCCCATCACAG GCCTCACAGTTAACGGGCAGATCATCGGCGAGAAGGGAGGCAACTCTGACTCCAAGACCAGAAAGACTTACTTTGGCAAGCTGGGCATTGCCAGTGCTCACATGGACTTCCGGATGGAGGTGACACCGGAGAAGATCACCCTGTGGAGTGGAGCTGCACAGAGCACCTTCAGCTGGCTGGACACGGTCACAGTCACACAGGACGG GCTGTCTGTGACAATCAACAGGAAAAAGAACATGGTGGTCTCCTTTGGAGACGGGGTTACTTTTGTGGTCGTCCTGCACCAGGTGTGGAAGAAGCATCCTGTCCACCAAGACTTTCTGGGCTTCTATGTGGTGGATAGTCACCGGATGTCAGCACAAACACATGGGCTGCTGG GACAATTCTTCCATCCCTTTGACTTTAAAGTGTCCGACATCCACCCAGGCTCTGACCCCACAAAGCCAGACGCCACAATGGTGGTGAAGGACCATCGGCTGACAGTCACCAG gGGATCCCAGAAAGACTACAGGAAGGATGCCAGTGTCGGCACCAAGGTTGCCTGCTGGTTTGTCCACAACAACGGGCAAGGGCTGATTGACGGTGTCCACAGCGACTACATTGTCCCCAACCTGTTCTGA